A stretch of Miscanthus floridulus cultivar M001 chromosome 13, ASM1932011v1, whole genome shotgun sequence DNA encodes these proteins:
- the LOC136500563 gene encoding probable WRKY transcription factor 2 isoform X1: MEASPSPRTLMPSFFSEEFSSAPFSNIFSDDRSNKPLDEIEKSKSFIGSSAQETSQDMKDHPQTESNLFGANQKSTSPGGLAERMAARAGFGVLKIDTSRVSSSGAPIRSPVTIPPGVSPRELLESPVFLPNAISQPSPTTGKLPFLMPNNFKSTMPSVPEKSEDHSHEDSAFSFQPILRSKPSTLWTAEKGSSVVHQTQSLAKDSQELNLHANPTATKHETEENLVKPKTYDSMFDNDHPSPDVEPEQSEEIQNGEDSSAPVTGTAEDGYNWRKYGEKQVKNSQHPRSYYKCTHPKCPVKKMVERSLEGHITEIVYRGSHSHPLPLPNRRPSVPLSQFNDSEADGLENFSSKPGPGYNSATSQGIAPNGQFQDVHSGALETKLSGSLTTTEIADTSVMESMDVSSTLSSNEKGNRAMHCAVSSTNGMNEDETESKRRKMEVSAATNTSNTGIDMAAMASRASREPLIVVQTTSEVDILDDGYRWRKYGQKVVKGNPNPRSYYKCTYAGCSVRKHVERASNDLKSVITTYEGKHNHEVPAARNSNGHPTSGSCAAPQGSGLHRRPEPPQFSMAQLSGAAAAYGSLCLSPQLSAAAASGGFSFGMLPSGMAMPVPSLGNFMPAQVPGHGSPMQGCTGLMLQRGEAKVNPEQQSGLPVANGNASATYQQLMGRWSQDHQM, encoded by the exons ATGGAGGCCTCACCCAGCCCAAGAACACTGATGCCAAGCTTCTTCAGCGAAGAATTCAGCTCCGCTCCATTCTCCAACATCTTCAGTGACGATAGAAGCAACAAACCACTGGATGAAATTGAGAAGAGTAAATCTTTCATTGGTTCGAGTGCTCAAGAAACCTCTCAAGATATGAAAGACCATCCACAGACTGAATCaaacctttttggcgcaaatcaGAAATCAACCTCTCCTGGAGGTCTTGCAGAGAGGATGGCCGCAAGAGCGGGTTTTGGTGTCCTGAAAATTGACACGTCCCGTGTCAGTTCATCTGGTGCACCAATCCGGTCTCCTGTGACAATTCCTCCTGGTGTGAGCCCAAGGGAACTTCTTGAGTCACCGGTTTTCCTTCCAAATGCCATT TCGCAACCTTCTCCTACCACTGGTAAATTGCCATTCCTGATGCCTAATAATTTTAAATCAACAATGCCGTCCGTCCCCGAGAAGTCTGAAGATCACTCACATGAAGATTCTGCGTTTTCCTTCCAGCCCATTTTGAGGTCTAAACCATCAACCTTATGGACTGCAGAGAAG GGGTCAAGTGTTGTTCACCAAACCCAGTCCTTAGCGAAGGATAGTCAGGAGTTAAATCTTCATGCCAACCCAACTGCGACCAAGCATGAAACTGAGGAAAATCTAGTTAAACCTAAGACATATGATTCCATGTTTGATAATGATCATCCTTCCCCTGACGTTGAGCCAGAACAGAGCGAGGAAATCCAAAATGGGGAAGATTCTTCAGCTCCAGTCACTGGCACCGCCGAGGATGGATATAACTGGAGAAAATATGGAGAAAAGCAAGTGAAGAACAGTCAACATCCAAGGAGCTACTACAAATGCACTCACCCAAAATGCCCTGTCAAGAAAATGGTGGAGCGTTCTCTAGAAGGTCATATAACGGAGATAGTCTACAGAGGTTCTCATAGTCACCCACTGCCGCTTCCCAACCGCCGGCCGAGTGTCCCTTTGTCGCAATTCAATGATTCAGAAGCTGATGGTCTGGAGAACTTCAGTTCCAAGCCTGGGCCTGGCTATAACTCGGCAACTTCACAGGGAATTGCTCCGAATGGCCAGTTCCAAGATGTGCACAGCGGAGCTCTTGAAACAAAACTGTCTGGCTCGCTTACTACAACCGAGATTGCTGACACGTCTGTTATGGAGTCTATGGATGTCTCATCAACACTCTCCTCCAATGAGAAGGGTAATAGGGCAATGCATTGTGCTGTTTCTTCAACCAATGGCATGAACGAAGACGAGACTGAATCTAAAAGAAG GAAAATGGAGGTTTCTGCCGCTACTAACACTAGCAACACTGGCATTGATATGGCGGCTATGGCATCAAGGGCTTCCCGGGAGCCTCTGATTGTCGTGCAAACAACAAGCGAGGTCGACATCCTTGACGATGGCTACCGCTGGCGCAAGTATGGGCAGAAAGTTGTGAAAGGCAACCCAAACCCAAG GAGCTACTATAAATGCACTTATGCGGGCTGCTCAGTGCGCAAGCATGTGGAGAGGGCCTCGAACGATCTCAAGTCCGTGATCACGACGTATGAGGGGAAACACAACCATGAAGTTCCAGCTGCCAGGAACAGCAATGGGCATCCGACCTCTGGCTCCTGTGCTGCGCCACAGGGTAGCGGCCTTCACCGGAGGCCAGAGCCTCCACAATTCAGCATGGCTCAATTGAGCGGCGCTGCTGCTGCCTACGGCTCACTCTGTCTCTCACCACAACTCAGTGCAGCTGCAGCTTCTGGGGGTTTCTCCTTCGGAATGCTGCCTTCTGGCATGGCAATGCCGGTACCATCTCTGGGCAACTTCATGCCAGCGCAGGTGCCTGGCCATGGATCGCCAATGCAGGGCTGCACAGGCCTCATGCTGCAAAGAGGCGAGGCGAAGGTGAACCCAGAGCAGCAGTCCGGATTACCGGTGGCGAATGGGAATGCCTCGGCAACTTACCAGCAGCTCATGGGCAGGTGGTCTCAGGATCATCAGATGTAA
- the LOC136500563 gene encoding probable WRKY transcription factor 2 isoform X2, with protein MPFRNLLLPLPILRSKPSTLWTAEKGSSVVHQTQSLAKDSQELNLHANPTATKHETEENLVKPKTYDSMFDNDHPSPDVEPEQSEEIQNGEDSSAPVTGTAEDGYNWRKYGEKQVKNSQHPRSYYKCTHPKCPVKKMVERSLEGHITEIVYRGSHSHPLPLPNRRPSVPLSQFNDSEADGLENFSSKPGPGYNSATSQGIAPNGQFQDVHSGALETKLSGSLTTTEIADTSVMESMDVSSTLSSNEKGNRAMHCAVSSTNGMNEDETESKRRKMEVSAATNTSNTGIDMAAMASRASREPLIVVQTTSEVDILDDGYRWRKYGQKVVKGNPNPRSYYKCTYAGCSVRKHVERASNDLKSVITTYEGKHNHEVPAARNSNGHPTSGSCAAPQGSGLHRRPEPPQFSMAQLSGAAAAYGSLCLSPQLSAAAASGGFSFGMLPSGMAMPVPSLGNFMPAQVPGHGSPMQGCTGLMLQRGEAKVNPEQQSGLPVANGNASATYQQLMGRWSQDHQM; from the exons ATGCCATT TCGCAACCTTCTCCTACCACTG CCCATTTTGAGGTCTAAACCATCAACCTTATGGACTGCAGAGAAG GGGTCAAGTGTTGTTCACCAAACCCAGTCCTTAGCGAAGGATAGTCAGGAGTTAAATCTTCATGCCAACCCAACTGCGACCAAGCATGAAACTGAGGAAAATCTAGTTAAACCTAAGACATATGATTCCATGTTTGATAATGATCATCCTTCCCCTGACGTTGAGCCAGAACAGAGCGAGGAAATCCAAAATGGGGAAGATTCTTCAGCTCCAGTCACTGGCACCGCCGAGGATGGATATAACTGGAGAAAATATGGAGAAAAGCAAGTGAAGAACAGTCAACATCCAAGGAGCTACTACAAATGCACTCACCCAAAATGCCCTGTCAAGAAAATGGTGGAGCGTTCTCTAGAAGGTCATATAACGGAGATAGTCTACAGAGGTTCTCATAGTCACCCACTGCCGCTTCCCAACCGCCGGCCGAGTGTCCCTTTGTCGCAATTCAATGATTCAGAAGCTGATGGTCTGGAGAACTTCAGTTCCAAGCCTGGGCCTGGCTATAACTCGGCAACTTCACAGGGAATTGCTCCGAATGGCCAGTTCCAAGATGTGCACAGCGGAGCTCTTGAAACAAAACTGTCTGGCTCGCTTACTACAACCGAGATTGCTGACACGTCTGTTATGGAGTCTATGGATGTCTCATCAACACTCTCCTCCAATGAGAAGGGTAATAGGGCAATGCATTGTGCTGTTTCTTCAACCAATGGCATGAACGAAGACGAGACTGAATCTAAAAGAAG GAAAATGGAGGTTTCTGCCGCTACTAACACTAGCAACACTGGCATTGATATGGCGGCTATGGCATCAAGGGCTTCCCGGGAGCCTCTGATTGTCGTGCAAACAACAAGCGAGGTCGACATCCTTGACGATGGCTACCGCTGGCGCAAGTATGGGCAGAAAGTTGTGAAAGGCAACCCAAACCCAAG GAGCTACTATAAATGCACTTATGCGGGCTGCTCAGTGCGCAAGCATGTGGAGAGGGCCTCGAACGATCTCAAGTCCGTGATCACGACGTATGAGGGGAAACACAACCATGAAGTTCCAGCTGCCAGGAACAGCAATGGGCATCCGACCTCTGGCTCCTGTGCTGCGCCACAGGGTAGCGGCCTTCACCGGAGGCCAGAGCCTCCACAATTCAGCATGGCTCAATTGAGCGGCGCTGCTGCTGCCTACGGCTCACTCTGTCTCTCACCACAACTCAGTGCAGCTGCAGCTTCTGGGGGTTTCTCCTTCGGAATGCTGCCTTCTGGCATGGCAATGCCGGTACCATCTCTGGGCAACTTCATGCCAGCGCAGGTGCCTGGCCATGGATCGCCAATGCAGGGCTGCACAGGCCTCATGCTGCAAAGAGGCGAGGCGAAGGTGAACCCAGAGCAGCAGTCCGGATTACCGGTGGCGAATGGGAATGCCTCGGCAACTTACCAGCAGCTCATGGGCAGGTGGTCTCAGGATCATCAGATGTAA